Proteins from one Fragaria vesca subsp. vesca linkage group LG6, FraVesHawaii_1.0, whole genome shotgun sequence genomic window:
- the LOC101304901 gene encoding E3 ubiquitin-protein ligase RNF181-like — MEYFTYHHHVLQKEQPDLMGSLKMDMLTIRFRFLRSIQWHRVRTDPYTIESMDLLHQADLLVKFSHLKQQLSDNYDNNRRYATLFSKKLSQVSVPEDEHFASIHEIFQVVLEMVDPEIPLVVGVVDATVREGDVTLDPCSRNWIPASRSFVQGLERVMTLDSDILTRSPTCAVCLEDFEQQLPITQLPCTHHFHLPCIVQCLERNHFCPLCRYVMPMEQG, encoded by the coding sequence ATGGAGTATTTCACCTATCATCACCATGTGCTGCAGAAGGAACAACCCGATCTGATGGGGTCTTTGAAGATGGACATGCTTACGATCAGATTCCGGTTCCTCAGGTCAATCCAATGGCACCGTGTGCGAACCGATCCATATACTATTGAATCCATGGATCTTCTACATCAAGCAGATCTCCTTGTAAAGTTTTCTCATCTCAAGCAGCAGTTATCCGACAACTACGACAACAACAGGAGGTATGCAACCCTCTTCTCTAAGAAACTCTCTCAAGTGAGTGTTCCGGAAGATGAACACTTTGCTTCTATTCACGAGATATTCCAGGTGGTTTTAGAGATGGTCGATCCCGAGATCCCTCTTGTGGTGGGTGTGGTTGACGCCACTGTCCGGGAGGGAGATGTTACACTGGATCCATGTTCGCGCAATTGGATCCCTGCAAGCAGATCCTTCGTCCAGGGCTTGGAGCGAGTGATGACACTCGATAGTGATATCCTCACACGCTCCCCCACCTGTGCTGTTTGCTTGGAGGACTTTGAACAACAACTCCCCATCACTCAGTTGCCCTGCACACACCACTTTCATCTGCCTTGCATAGTTCAGTGCCTGGAGAGGAACCACTTCTGTCCCCTCTGCCGATATGTGATGCCCATGGAACAAGGTTAA